A genome region from Candidatus Reconcilbacillus cellulovorans includes the following:
- a CDS encoding spermidine synthase — MRLPKYLHAQGGDLWLTEQERDNVNIQYRIKSVLFEAQSPFQHILVLDSYQFGRMLVLDGVVQTTAIDGYIYNEMIAHVPLSFHPNPERVLIIGGGDCGAAREVCKHRAVREVDLVEIDELVVRACLEHLPEVSGRLNDPRVRFVFADGVEFIRSVDRPYDVVVVDSSDPVGPAAQLFEEEFYRNVFRALKPDGLMVCQSQSPIFHAEVMLRTYERIGRLFADTRLYTAVVPTYPGGLWSFTLGSKKPLPPAETLRFRLPARYVNEDILRSCFRLPEFVRNMLEMKEKVPENA, encoded by the coding sequence ATGCGGCTGCCGAAATATCTTCACGCCCAAGGCGGAGATCTTTGGCTGACCGAACAGGAACGCGACAACGTCAACATCCAGTACCGCATCAAAAGCGTGTTGTTCGAAGCGCAGTCCCCGTTTCAGCATATTCTTGTTCTCGACTCGTATCAATTCGGGCGTATGCTCGTGCTCGACGGCGTCGTCCAGACGACCGCCATCGACGGTTACATCTACAACGAGATGATCGCGCACGTGCCGCTTTCCTTTCATCCGAACCCCGAGCGCGTTCTCATCATCGGTGGCGGCGACTGCGGCGCGGCGCGCGAAGTATGCAAACACCGCGCCGTGCGCGAAGTCGACCTCGTCGAGATCGACGAGCTCGTCGTCCGAGCCTGTCTGGAGCATTTGCCCGAAGTGTCCGGCAGGCTGAACGACCCCCGCGTCCGTTTCGTGTTCGCCGACGGCGTCGAGTTTATCCGGAGCGTCGACCGCCCGTATGACGTCGTCGTCGTCGATTCGTCCGACCCCGTCGGACCGGCGGCGCAACTGTTCGAGGAGGAATTTTACCGCAACGTCTTCCGGGCGCTTAAACCTGACGGCCTCATGGTGTGCCAGAGCCAGTCGCCGATTTTTCACGCGGAGGTCATGCTGCGGACGTACGAACGCATCGGGCGGCTGTTCGCGGACACACGATTGTATACCGCCGTCGTGCCGACATACCCTGGGGGGTTATGGTCGTTTACGCTCGGTTCGAAAAAACCGCTGCCGCCGGCCGAGACACTTCGTTTCCGCCTCCCGGCACGGTATGTGAACGAAGACATTCTCCGCAGCTGCTTCCGTCTGCCCGAATTCGTCCGGAACATGCTCGAGATGAAAGAAAAAGTCCCCGAAAACGCCTGA
- a CDS encoding dihydroxy-acid dehydratase, translating to MRSDMIKKGFDRAPHRSLLRAAGVREEDFDKPFIAVCNSYVDIIPGHVHLQEFGRLVKEAIREAGGVPFEFNTIGVDDGIAMGHIGMRYSLPSRELIADSVETMVSAHWFDGMVCIPNCDKITPGMMMAAMRLNIPTIFVSGGPMKAGRDSKGRPISLSSVFEGVGAYQAGKIDDKILLELERYGCPTCGSCSGMFTANSMNCLAEALGLALPGNGTILAVSPERREFVKRSARQLMKLIEMDLKPRDIVTLEAIDNAFALDMAMGGSTNTVLHTIAIAHEAGIEYPLERLNELAKRVPHLAKIAPASDYHIEDVHRAGGVSAILNELLKKPGVLHGDCITVTGKTLAENVAGCEILDKNVIRPLDNPYSETGGLAVLFGNLAPNGAIVKVGAIDPSVGDRHVGPAICFDSQDEALEGIANGKVREGHVVVIRYEGPKGGPGMPEMLAPTSQIVGMGLGAKVGLITDGRFSGATRGICVGHISPEAAEGGPIAFVRDGDIIEIDLANRRIELKVSDEELARRRAEWKGFEPKVKTGYLARYTRFVTSASTGAVLKI from the coding sequence ATGCGCTCCGACATGATCAAGAAAGGGTTCGACCGGGCGCCGCACCGAAGCCTGCTTCGGGCGGCCGGCGTCCGCGAGGAAGATTTCGACAAGCCGTTTATCGCCGTCTGCAACTCTTACGTCGACATTATCCCGGGCCACGTGCATCTGCAGGAGTTCGGCCGGCTCGTCAAAGAGGCGATCCGGGAAGCCGGCGGCGTACCGTTCGAGTTCAATACGATCGGCGTGGACGACGGCATTGCGATGGGGCACATCGGCATGCGGTACAGTCTCCCGAGCCGGGAGCTGATCGCCGATTCCGTCGAAACGATGGTGTCCGCCCACTGGTTCGACGGCATGGTATGCATTCCGAACTGCGACAAGATTACGCCGGGCATGATGATGGCGGCGATGCGGCTGAACATTCCGACGATTTTCGTCAGCGGCGGGCCGATGAAGGCCGGACGCGACTCGAAGGGGCGGCCGATTTCGCTGTCCAGCGTGTTCGAGGGCGTCGGCGCGTACCAGGCCGGCAAGATCGACGACAAGATTTTGCTGGAGCTCGAGCGGTACGGCTGTCCGACGTGCGGTTCGTGTTCGGGGATGTTCACGGCCAATTCGATGAACTGTTTAGCTGAAGCGCTCGGTCTCGCGCTGCCCGGCAACGGTACGATTCTCGCCGTCAGCCCAGAACGCCGGGAGTTCGTCAAACGCTCGGCGCGCCAGCTGATGAAGCTGATCGAGATGGACCTTAAACCGCGCGACATCGTGACGCTCGAGGCGATCGACAACGCGTTCGCGCTCGACATGGCGATGGGCGGCTCGACGAACACGGTACTGCACACGATCGCCATCGCGCACGAGGCCGGTATCGAATACCCGCTCGAACGGCTCAACGAACTGGCCAAGCGCGTGCCGCACCTGGCGAAAATCGCGCCGGCGTCCGACTACCACATTGAAGACGTTCACCGCGCGGGCGGCGTCAGCGCGATTTTGAACGAGCTTTTGAAAAAGCCCGGCGTGCTGCATGGCGACTGCATCACTGTGACGGGCAAAACACTGGCGGAAAACGTCGCCGGTTGCGAAATTCTCGACAAAAACGTCATTCGCCCGCTCGACAATCCGTACAGCGAAACCGGCGGGCTGGCCGTGCTGTTCGGCAATCTGGCGCCGAACGGCGCGATCGTCAAGGTCGGCGCGATCGACCCGTCCGTCGGCGACCGCCACGTCGGCCCGGCGATCTGTTTCGACTCGCAGGACGAAGCGCTCGAAGGCATCGCGAACGGCAAAGTGCGCGAGGGCCACGTCGTCGTCATCCGCTACGAGGGGCCGAAGGGCGGTCCCGGCATGCCGGAGATGCTCGCGCCGACGTCGCAGATCGTCGGCATGGGGCTCGGCGCGAAAGTCGGCCTGATCACCGACGGCCGATTTTCCGGTGCGACGCGCGGCATCTGCGTCGGCCATATTTCGCCGGAAGCGGCGGAAGGCGGGCCGATCGCGTTCGTGCGCGACGGCGACATCATCGAGATCGACCTGGCGAACCGGCGCATCGAGCTGAAAGTGAGCGACGAGGAACTCGCCCGCCGCCGCGCGGAATGGAAAGGATTCGAGCCGAAGGTCAAAACCGGTTATCTGGCGCGGTATACCCGTTTCGTCACGTCGGCGAGCACGGGGGCGGTTTTGAAAATTTGA